The following proteins come from a genomic window of Herpetosiphon gulosus:
- the fni gene encoding type 2 isopentenyl-diphosphate Delta-isomerase has protein sequence MTETATEGRKIDHVNIVIKEDVNAKGITTGFGRYHFEHDALPELDMRRIDLSTTFLGKQLRAPFLISSMTGGAAPTEKINLQLAEAAQALGVAMGVGSQRAAIFDPSVAASYQVRRVAPDIALFANLGAVQLNYGYGVEQCLRAVDMIQADALILHFNALQEAVQPEGDTNFAGLLQKVEAICRALPVPVIAKEVGNGIGAKTAKRLVDAGVQAIDVAGAGGTSWSEVERFRHRTQAGQRIAATFAGWGIPTTEAIKQVRAALPSIGIIGSGGLRSGLDLAKAIALGADLGASAAPNLLAQNDGGSEAVYEAILTVIDELRISMFCTGAANLAELRQTPLYFVG, from the coding sequence ATGACAGAAACTGCAACCGAAGGCCGTAAAATCGATCATGTTAATATTGTGATCAAAGAAGATGTCAACGCCAAAGGCATAACGACTGGCTTTGGGCGTTATCATTTTGAGCATGATGCCCTGCCAGAATTAGATATGCGCAGGATTGATTTGAGCACGACATTTTTGGGCAAGCAGCTCAGAGCACCATTTTTAATTAGCTCGATGACGGGCGGCGCTGCACCAACCGAGAAAATTAATTTACAATTGGCCGAAGCAGCGCAAGCCTTGGGCGTGGCAATGGGTGTTGGCTCGCAACGGGCAGCAATTTTCGACCCAAGTGTCGCTGCCTCGTATCAAGTGCGCCGTGTTGCGCCCGATATTGCCCTATTTGCTAATTTGGGCGCGGTGCAACTCAACTATGGCTATGGCGTTGAACAATGCCTACGCGCAGTTGATATGATTCAAGCTGATGCGTTGATTTTGCATTTTAACGCTTTGCAAGAAGCGGTTCAGCCTGAAGGCGATACTAATTTTGCAGGCTTATTGCAAAAAGTTGAGGCAATTTGTCGCGCCTTGCCTGTGCCAGTTATCGCCAAGGAAGTTGGCAATGGCATTGGGGCCAAAACCGCCAAGCGTTTAGTTGACGCTGGCGTACAGGCGATCGATGTAGCCGGGGCTGGTGGCACAAGTTGGAGCGAAGTCGAACGCTTCCGCCATCGAACCCAAGCAGGCCAACGGATTGCTGCTACCTTTGCAGGCTGGGGTATTCCAACCACCGAGGCGATTAAGCAGGTACGAGCAGCATTGCCAAGCATTGGGATTATTGGCTCTGGTGGATTGCGCAGCGGACTGGATTTGGCCAAAGCGATTGCGCTTGGCGCTGATTTAGGCGCATCTGCTGCACCAAATTTATTGGCCCAAAACGATGGCGGCAGCGAAGCTGTGTACGAAGCCATTTTGACGGTGATTGATGAATTGCGCATCAGCATGTTTTGCACTGGAGCGGCCAATCTGGCAGAATTACGCCAAACACCCTTATACTTTGTTGGCTAA
- a CDS encoding NYN domain-containing protein produces MPYLIDGHNLIGQLATIRLNDPDDEAKLVQLLQRFAITRKVSVSVVFDRGQYTQGSLGGGGVSVRFARSPSDADEIIKAQLVRLSRPSEWVLVSSDRAITSVADAVGARVITARDFAALLESMGAADPNAPTHQEMHAHVRQDQLPEWLDFFGIDQASAESKVDLTRKPKPNQPTQQRSATQAKRRSPQAAKPIVVPQPPERWQLPPRRKDQPDPIPRDADGRPRLSRGGKNPQASTGERLHKPPPPVHPDEIDEWLEFFGADEQ; encoded by the coding sequence ATGCCCTATTTAATCGATGGTCATAATTTAATTGGTCAACTCGCGACAATTCGCCTGAACGACCCCGACGATGAAGCTAAATTGGTTCAACTGCTGCAACGCTTTGCGATTACTCGTAAAGTGAGTGTTTCAGTCGTCTTTGATCGGGGCCAATATACCCAAGGCTCGCTTGGCGGCGGCGGGGTCAGTGTGCGTTTTGCTCGCTCGCCCAGCGATGCCGATGAGATTATCAAAGCGCAACTTGTGCGCTTATCACGGCCCAGCGAGTGGGTGCTAGTGTCGTCGGATCGGGCGATTACCTCGGTGGCTGATGCAGTTGGTGCTCGGGTGATTACGGCGCGTGATTTTGCCGCGCTGCTTGAATCGATGGGTGCAGCTGACCCCAATGCCCCGACCCATCAAGAAATGCATGCCCATGTTCGCCAAGATCAACTGCCAGAATGGCTGGATTTTTTCGGCATTGATCAAGCAAGTGCTGAGAGCAAAGTTGATTTGACGCGCAAACCCAAGCCAAACCAACCAACTCAGCAGCGCAGCGCCACCCAAGCCAAACGGCGTTCGCCACAGGCTGCTAAACCAATTGTTGTGCCACAACCGCCAGAGCGTTGGCAACTGCCACCACGCCGTAAAGATCAGCCTGATCCGATTCCGCGTGATGCTGATGGCCGACCACGACTCTCGCGCGGTGGCAAAAACCCCCAAGCTAGCACTGGCGAACGGCTGCATAAACCACCGCCGCCAGTTCACCCAGATGAGATTGATGAGTGGCTCGAATTTTTTGGGGCTGATGAGCAATAA
- a CDS encoding deoxyguanosinetriphosphate triphosphohydrolase: MQHQSVRQFFEATEISTLSPLAALSAQAKRDQPEPASPVRTEFQRDRDRILHSKAFRRLKHKTQVFIAPIGDHYRTRLTHTLEVTQIARTIGRALRLNEDLIEAIGLGHDLGHTPFGHAGEAALAKAIGRKFRHNEQSVRVVELLEKHGEGLNLTQQVREGIYSHSKSRKDITTATWGTASTLEGQIIKLADSVAYINHDIDDAMRAGILQLSDLPSGYVAVLGTTHAERINTMVCDMIDHNWWARGEQPAPSDLSISMSPQILEATNGVREYMYANVYLRGPAKTEDGKVDYVINTLYQYYCQHPEALPSDLLAICEQRGEPTERAVIDYIAGMTDRYALKKFNDLFIPKTWDM; encoded by the coding sequence ATGCAGCATCAATCTGTGCGGCAATTTTTCGAAGCAACTGAAATTAGTACGCTATCGCCATTGGCCGCCTTGAGTGCTCAGGCCAAACGCGATCAGCCAGAGCCAGCTTCGCCAGTGCGCACCGAATTCCAGCGCGATCGTGACCGGATTTTGCATTCCAAGGCTTTTCGCCGGCTCAAACATAAAACTCAAGTTTTTATTGCGCCGATTGGCGATCATTATCGTACTCGTTTGACGCATACGCTCGAAGTAACCCAAATTGCCCGCACAATTGGTCGGGCTTTGCGGCTCAACGAAGATTTAATCGAGGCAATCGGGTTGGGCCACGATTTGGGCCACACGCCATTTGGCCATGCTGGTGAGGCCGCACTAGCCAAAGCAATTGGCCGTAAGTTTCGACATAACGAGCAAAGTGTGCGGGTGGTTGAGCTATTGGAGAAACATGGCGAGGGGCTGAATTTAACTCAACAAGTGCGCGAGGGTATTTATTCACACTCCAAATCGCGCAAAGATATTACCACCGCAACTTGGGGCACGGCCTCAACTCTCGAAGGCCAAATTATCAAATTGGCCGATAGCGTGGCCTACATTAATCATGATATTGATGATGCAATGCGGGCTGGCATTTTACAGCTGAGCGATTTGCCGAGCGGCTATGTGGCAGTGCTTGGTACGACCCACGCCGAGCGCATTAATACCATGGTCTGCGATATGATCGACCATAATTGGTGGGCACGCGGCGAGCAGCCAGCGCCCAGCGATTTGAGCATCAGCATGAGTCCGCAAATTCTAGAGGCAACCAACGGCGTGCGCGAATATATGTATGCCAATGTCTATTTGCGCGGCCCCGCCAAAACTGAGGATGGTAAGGTCGATTATGTGATCAACACGCTCTATCAGTATTATTGTCAACATCCCGAAGCGCTGCCGAGTGATCTGTTGGCAATTTGCGAGCAGCGCGGCGAGCCAACCGAACGGGCCGTAATCGATTATATTGCTGGCATGACTGATCGCTATGCCCTGAAAAAATTCAACGATTTGTTTATTCCCAAAACGTGGGATATGTAG
- a CDS encoding sulfite exporter TauE/SafE family protein, producing the protein MKRCLCACWLLLLLFASQPQMAQAHSLDQLFQDMRVQIQPTQIVLTVHLIAGPLITPRLWEHLDTDRSQTLDQAEIERWCAEFNRNLELAFDHQSLPLTLYEVSEFPTTKADFIGSNATNLTWTVQAALGPIATGEYQLSLKSNNYHDISVVDWSKTRGRAGIVAQEASTMDLHSAEFPIKWPSSFRSDGAIALPTAEPSAPQQPSSSLVARLQTGDSSFGLIAATLGLAFGFGAVHALQPGHGKTLVAAYLVGSRGTIQQATLLGAIVTLTHTASVFALGGLMLLFSAWATPERFIPILTLVSGVLVAGLGLRMLWERLQALRSGNQGHAHGGLFHSHTDAGAGHSHVSNRKLLGLGISGGLVPCPEALVIMIVAATLGRIGLGLAMIVAFSAGLAAVLIGIGIVLVTLGSRLIKTSQPDAPWLRWLPIASAGVVTILGIGLMLQTI; encoded by the coding sequence ATGAAACGTTGTTTATGCGCATGCTGGCTGCTGCTACTACTATTTGCCAGCCAACCACAAATGGCTCAAGCTCACAGCCTCGATCAGCTTTTTCAAGATATGCGGGTACAGATTCAGCCAACTCAAATTGTGCTGACGGTGCACTTGATTGCTGGCCCGCTGATTACGCCGCGTTTGTGGGAGCATTTGGATACTGATCGTTCGCAAACGCTGGATCAAGCTGAAATTGAGCGTTGGTGTGCTGAATTTAATCGCAATCTGGAACTGGCGTTCGATCACCAATCACTCCCATTAACCCTGTATGAAGTCAGTGAATTTCCGACCACCAAGGCCGATTTTATTGGCTCGAATGCGACGAATTTGACTTGGACGGTGCAAGCAGCGCTTGGCCCCATCGCTACAGGTGAATATCAACTCAGCCTAAAATCGAATAATTACCACGATATTAGTGTTGTCGATTGGAGCAAAACCCGTGGGCGGGCAGGAATTGTGGCCCAAGAAGCCAGCACCATGGATTTACATAGTGCTGAGTTTCCAATCAAATGGCCCAGCAGTTTTCGCAGTGATGGGGCGATTGCCTTGCCAACTGCTGAACCAAGCGCCCCACAACAACCGAGTTCAAGCCTCGTGGCCCGTTTGCAAACTGGCGATAGTTCGTTTGGCTTGATCGCGGCCACGCTGGGGTTGGCCTTTGGCTTTGGCGCGGTTCATGCCTTGCAACCTGGCCATGGCAAAACCTTGGTCGCGGCCTATTTGGTCGGCTCACGCGGCACGATTCAACAAGCGACCTTGCTGGGCGCAATTGTTACGCTGACCCATACTGCCAGTGTTTTTGCGCTGGGCGGCTTGATGTTGCTGTTCAGTGCTTGGGCTACGCCTGAGCGCTTTATCCCAATTCTGACGCTTGTTTCGGGAGTTTTGGTAGCTGGTTTGGGGTTACGCATGCTCTGGGAACGGCTGCAAGCGCTACGTTCTGGCAACCAAGGCCATGCCCATGGTGGCTTGTTTCATAGCCATACTGATGCTGGCGCAGGCCATAGCCATGTAAGCAACCGCAAACTACTGGGCTTGGGCATTTCGGGTGGGCTTGTACCATGCCCTGAAGCCTTGGTGATTATGATTGTGGCAGCGACGCTTGGCCGGATTGGCCTCGGCTTGGCGATGATTGTGGCGTTTAGTGCAGGCTTGGCAGCTGTATTAATTGGCATTGGGATTGTGCTGGTGACGCTTGGCTCGCGCCTGATCAAAACTAGCCAGCCCGATGCCCCTTGGCTGCGTTGGTTGCCAATCGCCAGTGCTGGTGTGGTGACAATCCTTGGAATTGGGCTTATGCTTCAAACAATCTGA
- a CDS encoding DUF2357 domain-containing protein, producing MAELIPLTINGIDSQTAVQLTANAWNEWAVVNLACPAQANVRHAELSIGADDLGVPQISPFDPTWRWAWLPRGQAGTVYGRLQIEWADGEIQQQQFQFELQPHLLDLELWRALLSDLSSLARSLALRIASPSFAQAVLVPLLPHDPSPFLEALTLINQSSQQASQIVRGLQRQAKTTLERQSQTTDLGAAQQFKLDQLTQPSERYQVLEPYGLVPEQVQAEHAQASFDLPEHRWLVGLIQQIERRLRNLRRLASEQRQLDLTSIQAIIEQQLTALRQLRQAAPLAGLKARQQPVQSQLINRDARYRPIRQLARSLHEQPLLTLEVGSLALPLADVPTLYEQWCALAVAQVLTELGQVEAQQLLIDNPQRERWVLDLNSTSPLLSVRIGSQLWDLRYQARFSAQPDPDGFYSLDRYLRIPDLVLQTTTTNAKHVLVLDAKYRRAPDQRVPQSALDDVYAYRGSLGYNGQPCVLAAAILYPQANTLEEFGSIAAIGLIPNQLNQLKIWLEHWLSQLDQ from the coding sequence GTGGCAGAGTTAATTCCACTAACAATTAATGGTATCGATAGCCAAACGGCGGTGCAATTAACTGCGAACGCTTGGAATGAGTGGGCCGTGGTCAATTTAGCATGCCCTGCTCAAGCTAACGTGCGCCATGCTGAGTTGTCGATTGGGGCTGATGATTTGGGTGTGCCGCAAATTAGCCCATTCGACCCAACTTGGCGTTGGGCATGGCTGCCGCGTGGTCAGGCTGGCACAGTCTATGGCAGGTTGCAGATTGAATGGGCTGATGGCGAAATTCAGCAGCAGCAGTTTCAATTTGAACTTCAGCCGCATTTGCTTGATCTTGAATTGTGGCGAGCCTTATTGAGCGATCTTAGCTCGTTGGCTCGCTCGCTCGCCTTGCGGATTGCCAGCCCTAGCTTTGCCCAAGCAGTCTTAGTGCCGTTGCTACCGCATGATCCTAGCCCATTTTTAGAAGCACTGACCTTGATTAACCAAAGTAGCCAGCAAGCGAGCCAGATTGTGCGCGGCTTGCAGCGTCAGGCCAAAACGACGCTCGAACGCCAATCCCAAACCACTGATTTGGGCGCGGCCCAGCAATTTAAGCTTGATCAATTGACCCAGCCTAGCGAGCGTTATCAAGTGCTCGAACCGTATGGCCTTGTGCCAGAGCAGGTGCAGGCTGAGCATGCCCAAGCTTCATTCGATTTGCCAGAGCATCGCTGGTTGGTTGGTTTGATTCAGCAAATTGAGCGGCGTTTGCGCAATTTGCGCCGCCTTGCTAGCGAACAACGCCAGCTTGATTTAACCAGTATTCAGGCAATAATTGAGCAACAACTGACGGCTTTGCGCCAATTGCGTCAAGCAGCACCCTTGGCTGGTTTGAAAGCTCGCCAGCAGCCAGTTCAAAGCCAGTTGATCAACCGTGATGCGCGTTACCGACCGATTCGTCAGTTGGCGCGAAGTTTGCATGAACAACCGTTGCTCACCTTAGAAGTTGGCAGTTTGGCCTTGCCATTGGCCGATGTACCAACCCTCTATGAGCAATGGTGTGCGCTAGCTGTCGCCCAGGTTTTAACTGAATTAGGCCAGGTTGAAGCTCAACAGCTGCTAATCGATAACCCTCAGCGTGAACGTTGGGTGCTTGATTTGAACTCAACATCACCATTATTGAGTGTGCGGATCGGCTCGCAACTATGGGATTTGCGCTACCAAGCGCGATTTAGCGCCCAGCCTGATCCTGATGGTTTTTATAGCCTTGATCGATATCTGCGCATTCCCGATTTGGTGTTACAAACCACAACAACCAACGCCAAGCATGTGTTGGTGCTTGATGCCAAATATCGCCGAGCGCCTGACCAGCGGGTTCCGCAAAGTGCACTCGATGATGTCTATGCCTATCGTGGCAGCTTAGGCTACAATGGTCAGCCATGTGTGTTGGCGGCGGCAATTCTTTATCCGCAAGCAAACACGCTGGAAGAATTTGGCTCAATCGCCGCGATTGGCCTGATTCCTAATCAGCTTAATCAGCTAAAAATCTGGTTGGAGCATTGGCTCAGCCAGCTTGATCAATAA
- a CDS encoding zinc ribbon domain-containing protein gives MPVYEYVCSECQGRFARLVRGFSDPSDLHCPRCSSQAVRRAISRVAVVRSEDARLDAMADSSMFNDLDENDPRSVARWAKKMGRELGDDLGGDWNEMVDQMIDEEMGGEGDNQTGGPASNDLGWG, from the coding sequence ATGCCAGTCTATGAATATGTTTGTTCGGAATGCCAAGGGCGTTTTGCTCGCTTGGTGCGCGGTTTTAGCGATCCGAGCGATTTGCACTGCCCACGCTGTTCGAGCCAAGCGGTACGGCGAGCGATCTCACGGGTTGCGGTAGTGCGTAGCGAAGATGCCCGTTTGGATGCCATGGCCGATTCGTCGATGTTTAACGATCTCGATGAAAACGATCCACGCTCAGTTGCCCGTTGGGCCAAGAAAATGGGCCGCGAATTGGGCGACGATCTCGGTGGCGATTGGAATGAGATGGTCGATCAGATGATCGACGAAGAAATGGGCGGCGAGGGCGATAATCAAACCGGCGGCCCTGCCAGCAACGATTTGGGCTGGGGCTAG
- a CDS encoding heme o synthase, with amino-acid sequence MPALATPEQQNEVSAAISERLPAKPRDSFRPTAALTAVFSALTTINSLWWVLSPQHTLAPVLFAWLLLTALLGLVSLVGSSRAAHRPIQWLTWLAQPLGIAVIALVNTTYADWVGWANLACSVATTIVTGLVAYMAYNSDISTPKAQTNSKLADFRVLMKFRIISLLLLTTLIPMYLANGGEWPKFYIVVLTLLGGTLAAGGANAINMFYDRDIDAVMSRTKKRPLPNNRLTQWEVLGFGLTLSVLSFLVLLPVNLLTAILAVSGIFYYVVIYTMWLKRTTVQNIVIGGAAGAIPPMVGWAAGTDINLFVDSPIKWLPAVFLFAIVFYWTPPHFWALAIIRREDYAKAGVPMLPVVKGEAETRRQIVLYTFIMIALSFMLVSLQVVGLLYLGLAMVLGAIFLYYAANMMRDHSHAAAWKLYRYSLLYLALLFVAMGIDRALLG; translated from the coding sequence ATGCCGGCTCTTGCCACCCCTGAACAACAAAATGAGGTTAGCGCGGCGATCAGCGAACGCTTGCCTGCCAAACCTCGCGATTCGTTCCGCCCAACGGCGGCGCTGACGGCGGTTTTTAGTGCTTTAACAACCATCAATAGCCTGTGGTGGGTTTTGAGTCCACAGCATACGCTGGCTCCGGTCTTGTTTGCCTGGTTGTTGCTGACCGCCTTGCTGGGTTTGGTCTCGTTGGTTGGCTCATCACGCGCCGCTCATCGGCCAATTCAATGGCTCACGTGGCTAGCCCAACCGCTCGGCATCGCGGTAATCGCCTTGGTCAATACAACCTACGCCGATTGGGTCGGTTGGGCCAATTTGGCATGTTCGGTTGCTACGACCATCGTCACAGGTTTAGTCGCCTACATGGCCTACAACAGCGATATCAGCACACCCAAAGCCCAAACCAACAGCAAATTGGCCGATTTTCGGGTGTTGATGAAGTTTCGGATTATCTCGTTGCTATTGCTGACGACCTTGATTCCGATGTATTTGGCTAATGGCGGCGAATGGCCCAAATTCTATATCGTCGTTTTGACCTTACTTGGCGGTACGTTGGCAGCTGGTGGGGCCAACGCGATCAATATGTTCTACGATCGCGATATTGATGCAGTGATGAGCCGCACCAAAAAGCGCCCGTTACCCAATAATCGCCTGACCCAATGGGAAGTCTTGGGCTTTGGCCTGACCCTCAGCGTGTTGTCGTTTTTGGTGCTCTTGCCAGTTAATTTGTTAACGGCAATTTTGGCGGTTAGCGGTATTTTCTACTATGTGGTGATTTATACCATGTGGCTGAAACGCACGACGGTGCAAAATATCGTGATCGGCGGCGCTGCTGGGGCAATTCCCCCAATGGTGGGCTGGGCTGCTGGCACTGATATTAATTTATTTGTCGATAGCCCAATTAAGTGGTTGCCCGCTGTGTTTCTATTTGCGATTGTGTTCTACTGGACACCACCGCACTTTTGGGCTTTGGCAATTATTCGCCGCGAAGATTATGCTAAAGCTGGCGTGCCGATGTTGCCTGTGGTCAAGGGCGAAGCTGAAACCCGCCGCCAAATTGTGCTCTACACCTTTATTATGATTGCGCTTTCGTTTATGTTGGTGTCGTTGCAAGTAGTTGGTTTGCTCTACCTTGGCTTGGCCATGGTGCTGGGGGCAATCTTCTTGTATTACGCTGCCAATATGATGCGCGACCATTCGCATGCTGCCGCTTGGAAGCTCTATCGCTATTCGTTGCTGTATCTGGCACTGCTTTTTGTGGCTATGGGCATCGACCGCGCCTTGCTTGGCTAA
- a CDS encoding choice-of-anchor Q domain-containing protein, which yields MAFLIGRMLLVLGLLASIWPKSTLASITLVDCNATAVSTAISAGGVVNINCSSPTVLTFGSELVLNQATEINGNSNAIFDGQNTRRLLRSANNLKITLRNLTIRNGRTNDQGAGIKVGFWNTLSISNVRFENNQATKDTAACDGGGAIFIGGGSSATIDRSTFINNRANNGGAINSLRTNLMVSNSTFEQNSAIHTAAINQQGDCGGGGAIYIDGTRMPNDGGPDGIVLLNNSYTSNTSNNHGGAIFIGLYSNETVTIERSSFSNNSVTYATSADWSGTGGAIWYGFAAGGVTNERLFINNSTLEGNKAIGQGGGLWVDAPATIRNTTFYANDATDPRSYPSEEQWKKGNGGALAVNNDAAVDITNATFANNHAGFNGGAIAGQTITIRNTLFYNNTTDWSIKIMQHCTNALTDGGHNLQYPPKNPNPNYGNETNCTSNMRTPELTLSNIANNGGPTRTTALPAGSPAINTGNPATCSALDQRGYTRAGACDVGAYEYNGTVFSPSHSIYIPLARKPN from the coding sequence ATGGCATTTTTGATTGGGCGCATGCTCTTGGTGCTTGGTTTGCTAGCCAGTATTTGGCCTAAGTCAACCCTTGCTAGTATTACGTTGGTCGATTGCAATGCGACAGCAGTCAGCACGGCAATTAGTGCTGGCGGTGTGGTCAACATCAATTGCAGCAGCCCCACCGTATTGACCTTTGGCAGCGAATTGGTGCTGAACCAAGCAACCGAAATCAATGGCAATAGCAATGCAATTTTCGATGGTCAGAATACGCGGCGATTGCTGCGCAGCGCCAATAATCTCAAAATTACGTTGCGCAACCTAACGATTCGCAATGGCCGCACAAACGATCAAGGCGCAGGCATCAAGGTTGGCTTTTGGAACACACTGAGCATTAGCAATGTGCGCTTTGAAAACAACCAAGCTACCAAAGATACGGCTGCTTGCGATGGCGGCGGGGCAATTTTTATTGGCGGTGGCAGCAGCGCCACGATCGATCGCAGCACCTTCATCAACAATCGCGCCAATAACGGCGGGGCAATCAACAGTTTGCGCACCAATTTGATGGTGAGCAATAGCACGTTCGAGCAAAATAGCGCCATACATACGGCAGCAATCAATCAACAGGGCGATTGTGGTGGCGGCGGGGCAATTTATATCGACGGCACGCGCATGCCCAACGATGGCGGCCCCGACGGGATTGTGCTGCTCAATAATAGCTATACCAGTAACACCAGCAATAACCATGGCGGGGCGATCTTCATTGGCTTATATAGCAACGAAACCGTCACGATCGAGCGCTCAAGTTTTAGCAACAACAGTGTGACTTACGCAACATCAGCCGATTGGTCGGGCACAGGCGGAGCAATTTGGTATGGCTTTGCTGCTGGCGGTGTCACCAACGAACGGCTATTTATCAACAACTCAACCCTCGAAGGCAATAAAGCCATCGGCCAAGGCGGCGGTTTGTGGGTCGATGCGCCTGCCACAATTCGCAACACCACCTTTTATGCCAATGATGCCACCGATCCGCGCAGCTATCCCAGTGAAGAGCAGTGGAAAAAAGGCAATGGCGGGGCGTTGGCGGTCAATAATGATGCAGCAGTTGATATTACCAATGCAACCTTTGCGAACAATCATGCTGGCTTCAATGGCGGGGCGATTGCTGGCCAAACCATCACAATCCGCAACACGCTGTTCTACAATAACACTACCGATTGGTCGATTAAGATTATGCAGCATTGCACCAATGCGCTAACCGATGGCGGCCATAATCTGCAATATCCGCCCAAAAATCCCAACCCCAATTATGGGAATGAAACCAACTGCACCAGCAACATGCGCACACCAGAGTTAACGCTGAGCAACATTGCCAATAACGGTGGCCCAACGCGTACCACCGCCTTGCCTGCTGGTAGTCCCGCGATCAATACTGGCAATCCTGCAACCTGTAGTGCCCTCGATCAGCGCGGTTACACGCGAGCTGGGGCTTGTGATGTTGGAGCATATGAATACAACGGCACAGTATTTAGCCCAAGCCATAGCATTTATATTCCTTTAGCTCGCAAACCCAATTAA
- a CDS encoding MBL fold metallo-hydrolase has product MEIRQRAVGPWPMNSYALVCPHTNQSVLIDPGADPARLQAMLNTTTPIAIWLTHTHNDHIGEVASMRQRLNVPVLGHPGPQTRPVPLDAGISDGQILTIGEHTVKAIYTPGHTGDMVSFLVDASPIAIVGDTLFAGGPGRTWSAADFQTSLQTLRNTILTWEEQRICYAGHGPEFSLGSIRPKIEAFLALEHGEFFGDAEW; this is encoded by the coding sequence ATGGAAATTCGACAGCGTGCCGTTGGGCCATGGCCCATGAACAGTTATGCCTTGGTTTGCCCACATACCAACCAAAGCGTGTTGATTGACCCAGGAGCCGATCCTGCACGATTACAGGCGATGCTCAACACCACCACGCCAATTGCGATTTGGCTCACCCACACCCATAACGATCATATCGGCGAAGTTGCCAGCATGCGCCAACGCCTAAATGTGCCAGTCCTCGGCCATCCTGGGCCACAAACTCGGCCCGTGCCACTTGATGCTGGGATCAGCGATGGCCAGATTTTGACGATTGGCGAACATACGGTTAAGGCTATCTACACGCCTGGCCATACTGGCGATATGGTCAGTTTTTTGGTCGATGCTAGCCCGATTGCGATTGTCGGTGATACCTTGTTTGCAGGTGGGCCAGGCCGCACCTGGTCGGCTGCCGATTTTCAAACCAGCCTGCAAACCCTGCGTAACACCATCTTAACTTGGGAAGAGCAACGAATTTGTTATGCTGGCCATGGCCCAGAATTTAGCTTAGGCTCAATTCGTCCCAAGATCGAAGCCTTTCTAGCCCTCGAACATGGCGAGTTCTTCGGCGACGCGGAGTGGTAA